The genomic window CTTTTCAGGAAGCCGGCTCAAACGACCCGGCTGATTTGGATATTTCGGTAGTGTGTGTTTACGATTCTGAGACTGACAAGTATTCATCCTATCTTCAGGAAGATCTGGGCAAGCTTTGGCCTTTGATAGAAAAAGCCGACATCTTGGTCGGCTACAATTCTGATCATTTTGATATTCCTCTTTTAAATAAATATTATCCTGGAGATTTGGCTAAAATAAAAAGCGTTGACTTGCTCAAAGAAATTCGGCAATCCCTTGGACGGCGCATCAAGCTTGATGATGTAGCCGAAGCTACTCTCGGAAAAAATAAGATCGCCCATGGGCTCGAAGCTATCACTTGGTGGCGCACAGGCGAACTGGACAAAATTATTAAATACTGTCTGGAAGATGTCAAAATCACCAAGGAAGTCTACGAATACGCTCGCGCACACGGTCATCTCAAATACAAAGATGGAAACATGCTCAAAGAAATTCCTCTCGACACCTCCAGTTGGGAAAAAGAAGCTGACTCGAAAATGACTTTCTCGCTAGGGTTTTAGTTTGACTTTATTTTGATTTACTGTACTTTTAGTTTAGAAAGTCTTTTCTATGAAAAAACTTAATTGGCTTATTGTCATCATTCTGGGCATTTGCGTTATGTTGGAAAAACACGTCGGGCCAAAAGTGCATTTGGCGCTCAATACAGTGGCTTTTGCGTCCTTGACTCTTCTGCTTGGTGAGGCAGTGGACGGCCTCCGAAAAT from Candidatus Paceibacterota bacterium includes these protein-coding regions:
- a CDS encoding ribonuclease H-like domain-containing protein, encoding MRKIIFDIETRNTFQEAGSNDPADLDISVVCVYDSETDKYSSYLQEDLGKLWPLIEKADILVGYNSDHFDIPLLNKYYPGDLAKIKSVDLLKEIRQSLGRRIKLDDVAEATLGKNKIAHGLEAITWWRTGELDKIIKYCLEDVKITKEVYEYARAHGHLKYKDGNMLKEIPLDTSSWEKEADSKMTFSLGF